The following coding sequences are from one Oncorhynchus clarkii lewisi isolate Uvic-CL-2024 chromosome 20, UVic_Ocla_1.0, whole genome shotgun sequence window:
- the LOC139377438 gene encoding protein-lysine 6-oxidase-like — translation MAKWSVLLVYLLQGLAHLITGQQQPSRERVGPWRQRIQWKNNGQVYSLMSTGSEYQPLARPRSQSTVYVSTRRDGTGQMQPGTREGRVAHIRSGRVESNLGAEHLRDQTNNVLDPGSVALGHDNEQYVVPNARRHSGARQQPAVPYRAGVAGSPGARRYSPEYTYRVNASVPALLPEFSGSGIPRRGTPVTQDATGDARSGVHASPPRGSEAVLVPGGEYQQIRAEPEASISRQTAQMEHSNSGYVVPNGRDAPPLPRPDNSAETSIEAASNGEDMVSDDPRNPFKNHRNSVFYNMYPSRGRTPVVRTRRPPAPAPGTGYGTRYFQNGLPDLVPDPYSIQAGAYIQQMQMYSLRCAAEENCLARSASTARDIDYRVLLRFPQKVKNQGTTDFLPVKPRHQWEWHSCHQHYHSMDAFSNYDLLEVTTGRKVAEGHKASFCLEDTGCDAGFRRRYACTAHTQGLSPGCHDTYAANIDCQWIDITDVPTGNYVLRVTVNPSYHVQESDYSNNVVRCDVTYTGTQVQTRNCRLTR, via the exons ATGGCGAAATGGTCGGTTTTACTCGTTTACCTCCTCCAAGGACTGGCTCATCTTATTACTGGACAGCAGCAGCCATCGCGTGAGCGAGTGGGGCCTTGGCGGCAGAGGATTCAGTGGAAGAATAACGGTCAGGTGTACAGTCTAATGAGCACCGGGTCAGAGTATCAACCACTGGCGCGCCCAAGGAGCCAGTCCACGGTATACGTGAGCACTAGGAGGGATGGCACCGGCCAGATGCAGCCTGGAACGCGGGAAGGCAGAGTGGCTCACATAAGATCTGGACGagtggaatcgaatttaggcgcAGAACATTTACGGGACCAAACCAACAATGTTCTAGATCCTGGATCTGTAGCTCTAGGACATGACAATGAGCAGTACGTGGTGCCCAATGCTCGGCGGCACTCAGGCGCCAGACAGCAACCTGCGGTTCCATACCGAGCGGGAGTGGCGGGGTCCCCTGGCGCACGGCGCTACTCTCCAGAGTACACATACCGAGTCAACGCATCAGTCCCCGCGCTGCTCCCCGAGTTCTCCGGTAGCGGAATACCGAGGAGAGGAACGCCAGTCACTCAGGATGCTACCGGGGATGCTCGCTCGGGGGTTCATGCCTCTCCACCCCGGGGAAGCGAGGCAGTGCttgtgccgggtggagaataCCAACAGATACGCGCTGAGCCGGAAGCATCTATCTCCAGGCAAACCGCACAAATGGAACATTCCAACTCAGGTTATGTCGTCCCCAACGGCAGGGATGCTCCTCCACTACCCAGACCCGATAACAGTGCTGAGACGTCGATCGAGGCAGCGAGTAACGGCGAGGACATGGTCTCGGACGACCCTAGGAACCCTTTTAAAAACCACCGGAATTCGGTTTTCTACAACATGTACCCCTCCAGAGGCAGAACTCCGGTAGTGCGCACGCGGCGTCCCCCGGCGCCAGCTCCTGGCACTGGATACGGAACCAGATATTTCCAGAATG GGCTCCCAGACCTCGTCCCAGACCCGTATTCCATCCAGGCTGGTGCCTACATCCAGCAGATGCAGATGTACTCGCTGCGCTGTGCAGCTGAGGAGAACTGTTTGGCGAG GTCAGCGAGCACAGCCAGGGACATAGACTACAGAGTACTGCTCCGCTTCCCCCAGAAGGTCAAGAACCAAGGCACAACTGACTTCCTTCCGGTCAAACCAAGACACCAGTGGGAATGGCACAGCTGTCACCA ACACTACCACAGTATGGATGCCTTCAGTAACTATGATCTGCTGGAGGTCACAACAGGAAGGAAGGTGGCAGAGGGACACAAGGCCAGTTTTTGTCTGGAGGACACCGGCTGTGATGCTGGATTCAGACGACGCTACGCATGCACAGCACATACACAG GGGCTGAGTCCAGGATGTCATGATACATATGCTGCGAATATTGACTGTCAGTGGATCGACATCACTGATGTTCCTACAGGAAACTACGTCCTGAGG GTCACAGTCAACCCCAGTTATCATGTGCAAGAATCAGACTATTCCAACAACGTGGTGAGATGTGATGTCACATACACAGGTACTCAGGTTCAAACACGGAACTGTCGGCTAACCAGGTAA